The window CTTTGTCGCGGTGGCTATTACCTGCCGTCTGGACCACCAGTAATACGCAGCAGCGCACCTTGATGTTAGGGGTGGTGTTTGCCATAGTATCCAATGTGCTGTTTGGCGTGCTTTATGCGTACAGCAGTTTTTTGGCACCTTTATCAGGTACGCAAGTATTTATTTGGCGCATGTTGGCGATGTGGGCGGTATTGATCGGATATTTGCTTATCAGTAGTCGGCTCAATTTGCATATTGATAAGCTGCGTGCTTTGAAGTCAGTCAAACAATGGGCATGGTTGCTACTGCCAACGCCAATATTTTTAAGTCAGTTGTGGCTATTTATGTGGGCACCCGTCAATGGTCAAGGCGTACAGACGGCGATGGGATATTTCTTATTCCCCTTGATGATGGTGGTGTTCGGTTGCGTATTGTTTGGTGAAAAGCTCAGCCGCCTCCAGTGGTTGGCAGTCGCATTTGCAGCAGTCGGCGTGGGCAGTGAAATCATACGGACCCAAAGCGTGTCGTGGGCGACTTTATGGGTCTGCGGTACCTATCCAATATATTATATTGTACGCAGACTGCAAGGTATTGAT of the Psychrobacter sp. LV10R520-6 genome contains:
- the rarD gene encoding EamA family transporter RarD, translated to MSTSILSNMVASTLSRWLLPAVWTTSNTQQRTLMLGVVFAIVSNVLFGVLYAYSSFLAPLSGTQVFIWRMLAMWAVLIGYLLISSRLNLHIDKLRALKSVKQWAWLLLPTPIFLSQLWLFMWAPVNGQGVQTAMGYFLFPLMMVVFGCVLFGEKLSRLQWLAVAFAAVGVGSEIIRTQSVSWATLWVCGTYPIYYIVRRLQGIDAITGMLVDLTLFAPFALGYLYLVAPSNLSMVAGSGFFMVMLAGLGVLSVLAMKTNIDASQMLPVNVYGMMSYLEPALLFILAVTVLGNPFESAMIYSYGLIWLGIAFLIAHGIRQLRRARRETRRVLNEQVA